A portion of the Streptomyces sp. YPW6 genome contains these proteins:
- a CDS encoding multicopper oxidase domain-containing protein — protein sequence MDRRTFSRRMLVGGAAVATTGVTSLSLGAVEASSAENPPRTAPAGGVVRRLRMYAEKLPNGELGYGFEKGKASIPGPLIELNEGDTVHIEFENLTDVDASLHVHGVDYDIANDGTRMNRSHVEPGGTRTYTWRTHAPRRRGDGTYEPGSAGYWHYHDHVVGTDHGTGGIRKGLYGPVVVRRKGDILPDQTCTVVFNDMTINNRTAHNSVNFEATVGDRLEFVMITHGEYYHTFHIHGHRWADNRTGILTGPDDPSRVIDNKICGPADSFGLQIIAGERVGAGAWMYHCHVQSHSDMGMAGLLLIKKPDGTIPGYDPHHAAAGGTAKQAGETADGAGEPGADGAVAKGTGADAGEHRH from the coding sequence ATGGACCGAAGGACCTTCAGCCGGCGGATGCTGGTCGGCGGCGCGGCGGTCGCCACGACCGGGGTGACATCGTTGTCGCTCGGAGCGGTGGAGGCGAGCTCGGCCGAGAACCCGCCGCGCACGGCCCCGGCGGGCGGCGTCGTGCGCCGACTGAGGATGTACGCCGAGAAGCTGCCCAACGGCGAGCTGGGCTACGGCTTCGAGAAGGGCAAGGCATCGATCCCCGGGCCCCTCATCGAGCTGAACGAGGGCGACACGGTCCACATCGAGTTCGAGAACCTCACCGACGTCGACGCCAGCCTCCATGTGCACGGTGTGGACTACGACATCGCCAACGACGGCACCCGGATGAACAGGAGCCACGTCGAGCCCGGCGGAACCCGCACCTACACCTGGCGCACCCACGCCCCGCGCCGCCGCGGCGACGGCACCTACGAGCCGGGCAGCGCGGGCTACTGGCACTACCACGACCATGTCGTCGGCACGGACCACGGCACCGGCGGCATCCGCAAGGGGCTCTACGGGCCGGTCGTGGTCCGCCGCAAGGGCGACATCCTGCCCGACCAGACCTGCACGGTCGTCTTCAACGACATGACGATCAACAACAGGACGGCCCACAACAGTGTCAACTTCGAGGCCACCGTGGGTGATCGGCTCGAATTCGTGATGATCACGCACGGGGAGTACTACCACACCTTCCATATCCACGGTCACCGCTGGGCGGACAACCGGACCGGCATCCTGACCGGCCCCGACGACCCCAGCCGGGTGATCGACAACAAGATCTGCGGCCCCGCCGACTCCTTCGGCCTCCAGATCATCGCCGGCGAACGCGTGGGGGCGGGGGCGTGGATGTACCACTGCCATGTCCAGAGCCACTCCGACATGGGGATGGCGGGACTGCTGCTGATCAAGAAGCCGGACGGGACGATCCCCGGGTACGATCCGCACCATGCCGCGGCCGGAGGAACAGCGAAGCAGGCCGGGGAGACCGCCGATGGGGCCGGCGAGCCGGGCGCGGACGGGGCCGTCGCGAAGGGCACCGGGGCGGACGCGGGGGAGCACCGGCACTGA
- a CDS encoding ThuA domain-containing protein, whose protein sequence is MQRASHHRSRSRRGLAAAVAAGALTVSMLGGGGTASADASPDRALVEKMATTLSLPSPPGAKSQVKVLVFHASAGDEAPYTNAGIAAIEKIGLTGPEARRFTTVATADPRVFTNGKRLGSFHAVVFLTGGGDVLDPEQEAGLEAYMEAGGGFLGIHDAARTEPYSDWFTGLIGARPAADSPASVQRATVEIGDRVHPATKNLPLEWKRPDQWMNWTKNPSGDVHTVARVRELTYKPGASAGGWDHPVSWCRDYDGGRSFYTAMGGTANSFAETDFRDHLRGALSWTNRTAQADCTATITSNYTAERVTQPNQPGQNDQIGEPHGLVTAPDGRVFYIGRGGADSSRPVVTDWADPDVGKGKGEVHVYDPETKEVTLAGELDVFGNKGGGDELVKNEEGLLGIELDPGFASNGWVYLHYTPHAKIDRDKRTAVRQVSRFTFDSATGKLDLASEKVLLGWPVQIHSCCHAGGGMAWDSKDNLYIATGDNNSSGFSGGYSGNNPQPNYRGVSFADARRTAGNTNNLNGKILRIHPEDDGTYTLPEGNLFTGEEPDEGGGKTRGEIYVMGVRNPARISIDPSTDTLYAGWVGPDAGSPSTTWGPAKYDTFAAITKAGNHGWPYCMGNNQPYRDRNLPDPAKPLGWYDCDAPRNESPNNDGLVKLPPVTPNTIWYSPQGGGIDYPRDADGVPSYRQEEGKQLLPWLKGGGQATMNGPVYRYDAQSTSTAKWPAYWDGKWFVGDFYDGTQPRHAVLTDPKTVGKGGLPTHAESLKKIIPVGADGIRNLMDWKFAPDGSLYVLDYGRGFFTSDSKSALWRVSYQGGGATPAAADLVGKAAVK, encoded by the coding sequence ATGCAGCGCGCATCACATCACCGGTCCAGATCACGACGCGGCCTCGCGGCGGCCGTGGCGGCCGGCGCACTGACCGTGTCCATGCTGGGCGGCGGAGGCACGGCGAGCGCCGATGCGTCGCCGGACCGGGCTCTGGTCGAGAAGATGGCGACAACGTTGTCCCTGCCGTCTCCGCCGGGCGCGAAGAGCCAGGTGAAGGTGCTCGTGTTCCACGCGTCGGCGGGTGACGAGGCCCCGTACACCAACGCCGGGATCGCGGCGATCGAGAAGATCGGGCTCACCGGTCCGGAGGCCCGGCGGTTCACCACCGTGGCCACCGCCGATCCGAGGGTCTTCACCAACGGCAAGCGGCTCGGCTCCTTCCACGCCGTCGTCTTCCTGACCGGCGGGGGCGACGTCCTGGACCCGGAGCAGGAGGCGGGCCTGGAGGCGTACATGGAGGCGGGCGGCGGCTTCCTCGGGATCCACGACGCGGCGCGCACCGAGCCGTACTCCGACTGGTTCACCGGTCTGATCGGGGCCCGTCCGGCGGCGGACAGCCCGGCGTCCGTCCAGCGGGCGACCGTGGAGATCGGGGACCGGGTCCACCCGGCGACGAAGAACCTGCCGCTGGAGTGGAAGCGGCCCGACCAGTGGATGAACTGGACGAAGAACCCGTCCGGCGACGTCCACACCGTGGCACGCGTACGGGAACTGACGTACAAGCCGGGTGCGAGCGCGGGCGGCTGGGACCACCCGGTCTCCTGGTGCCGTGACTACGACGGCGGCCGGTCCTTCTACACCGCGATGGGCGGTACGGCGAACAGCTTCGCGGAGACCGACTTCCGCGACCATCTGCGCGGCGCGCTCTCCTGGACGAACCGGACCGCGCAGGCCGACTGCACGGCGACGATCACCTCCAACTACACGGCCGAGCGGGTCACCCAGCCCAACCAGCCGGGCCAGAACGACCAGATCGGCGAGCCGCACGGGCTGGTGACCGCACCGGACGGGCGGGTCTTCTACATCGGGCGCGGCGGGGCCGACAGCTCCCGGCCGGTCGTCACCGACTGGGCCGACCCGGACGTCGGCAAGGGCAAGGGAGAGGTCCACGTCTACGACCCGGAGACGAAGGAGGTCACCCTGGCGGGTGAGCTGGACGTCTTCGGCAACAAGGGCGGTGGCGACGAACTCGTCAAGAACGAGGAGGGGTTGCTCGGCATCGAGCTGGACCCCGGCTTCGCGTCCAACGGCTGGGTCTACCTGCACTACACGCCGCACGCGAAGATCGACCGGGACAAGCGCACGGCGGTCCGGCAGGTCTCCCGCTTCACCTTCGACTCCGCGACCGGCAAGCTCGACCTGGCCTCCGAGAAGGTGCTGCTGGGCTGGCCGGTGCAGATCCACAGCTGCTGCCACGCGGGCGGCGGCATGGCGTGGGACTCGAAGGACAACCTGTACATCGCGACCGGCGACAACAACTCCTCCGGTTTCAGCGGTGGTTACTCCGGCAACAACCCGCAGCCGAACTACCGGGGCGTCTCCTTCGCCGACGCGCGGCGCACGGCGGGCAACACCAACAACCTCAACGGGAAGATCCTGCGGATCCACCCCGAGGACGACGGCACGTACACCCTGCCCGAGGGGAACCTCTTCACCGGCGAGGAGCCGGACGAGGGCGGCGGCAAGACGCGTGGCGAGATCTACGTGATGGGCGTGCGCAACCCGGCCCGGATCTCCATCGATCCGTCGACGGACACGCTGTACGCGGGCTGGGTCGGCCCCGACGCGGGCTCGCCGTCCACGACCTGGGGTCCGGCGAAGTACGACACGTTCGCCGCGATCACCAAGGCGGGCAACCACGGCTGGCCGTACTGCATGGGCAACAACCAGCCCTACCGTGACCGCAATCTGCCGGACCCGGCGAAGCCGCTGGGCTGGTACGACTGCGACGCCCCGAGGAACGAGTCGCCGAACAACGACGGCCTGGTGAAACTACCGCCGGTGACCCCGAACACCATCTGGTACTCGCCGCAGGGCGGCGGGATCGACTACCCGCGTGACGCCGACGGCGTACCGAGCTACCGGCAGGAGGAGGGCAAGCAGCTGCTGCCGTGGCTCAAGGGCGGCGGGCAGGCCACGATGAACGGCCCGGTCTACCGGTACGACGCGCAGAGCACGTCCACCGCCAAGTGGCCGGCCTACTGGGACGGCAAGTGGTTCGTCGGGGACTTCTACGACGGCACGCAGCCCCGGCACGCGGTCCTCACCGACCCGAAGACGGTCGGCAAGGGCGGACTGCCCACGCACGCCGAGTCGCTGAAGAAGATCATTCCGGTCGGAGCGGACGGTATCCGCAATCTGATGGACTGGAAGTTCGCACCGGACGGTTCGCTCTACGTGCTGGACTACGGGCGCGGCTTCTTCACCTCCGACTCCAAGTCCGCGCTGTGGCGCGTGTCGTACCAGGGCGGCGGCGCGACGCCGGCCGCCGCGGATCTCGTCGGAAAGGCGGCGGTGAAGTGA
- a CDS encoding VOC family protein, with amino-acid sequence MISPTFLDGAPNWVDLGTPDLDGATAFYRALFGWDLIPGGPEVGGYGMLTLDGRYVGGVMTVSEEEAPSAWSVSFRSPDVDATARAIAEAGGSAAFEAMDVLDFGRMGGFTDPAGAYFGVWQPKEHPGFGVIQEPNAFLWAELYTPDVPAAAAFFHSVFGWGTDTMKVEGSDYTYTTVHPAGAGPDASFGGLVRMGDVPSEAARGPHWLPYFSVADVDAVVAEAKRHGGRETLAAMEVPGVGRMANVADPYGAVFAVMKPEPRQ; translated from the coding sequence ATGATCAGCCCCACCTTCCTCGACGGAGCACCCAACTGGGTCGATCTCGGCACTCCCGATCTCGACGGGGCCACCGCCTTCTACCGGGCACTGTTCGGCTGGGACCTGATCCCGGGCGGCCCCGAGGTGGGAGGCTACGGAATGCTCACCCTCGACGGGCGGTACGTCGGCGGGGTGATGACGGTCTCCGAGGAGGAGGCGCCGAGCGCCTGGTCGGTGTCCTTCCGGTCGCCGGACGTCGACGCCACCGCCCGGGCGATCGCCGAGGCGGGCGGCAGCGCCGCGTTCGAGGCGATGGACGTCCTCGACTTCGGCCGCATGGGCGGGTTCACGGACCCGGCAGGCGCGTACTTCGGGGTGTGGCAGCCGAAGGAGCACCCCGGCTTCGGCGTGATCCAGGAGCCGAACGCGTTCCTCTGGGCCGAGCTCTACACCCCCGACGTCCCGGCGGCTGCCGCGTTCTTCCACAGCGTCTTCGGTTGGGGCACCGACACGATGAAGGTGGAGGGCTCCGACTACACCTACACCACGGTCCATCCGGCCGGGGCCGGCCCCGACGCCTCCTTCGGCGGTCTGGTCCGGATGGGCGACGTCCCGTCCGAGGCCGCCCGCGGCCCCCACTGGCTGCCCTACTTCTCCGTGGCCGACGTCGACGCCGTCGTGGCCGAGGCGAAGCGGCACGGCGGCAGGGAGACGCTGGCCGCCATGGAGGTGCCCGGCGTCGGCCGGATGGCCAACGTCGCCGACCCGTACGGGGCGGTCTTCGCGGTCATGAAGCCCGAGCCGAGGCAGTAG
- a CDS encoding WhiB family transcriptional regulator: protein MLINTVTDDALAWQETALCAQAGPDFFFPAPGSSTREAKQLCNACEGRPACLEYALANDERFGVWGGLSEKERERLRREGRGRG, encoded by the coding sequence ATGCTGATCAACACCGTGACCGACGACGCACTCGCCTGGCAGGAGACCGCGTTGTGCGCGCAGGCCGGGCCCGACTTCTTCTTCCCCGCCCCGGGCAGCTCGACGCGCGAGGCCAAGCAGCTCTGCAACGCCTGCGAGGGCCGGCCGGCCTGCCTGGAGTACGCACTCGCCAACGACGAGCGGTTCGGCGTCTGGGGCGGGCTCTCGGAGAAGGAGCGCGAGCGGCTGCGCAGAGAAGGACGCGGGCGCGGCTGA
- a CDS encoding DEAD/DEAH box helicase, producing MKQSGAAGGTGARGAAGGSVPTGGAARELLARAERLLESARAVPADRSNAVAAVRSELDPLLDALVSGELARIPVSRLKDVTEGRLRLGALEQAGFGTVGQVHGTDRYALRQIPGVGAHTADQALAAAGQIAHAVRDTVSVRIDVDAPDDTSTALVIALHRLVVAGADARRAVDAARRLAERLGPPVEMAAPGGNRLRMLFAGRRSRARVREALDAVRSAVADAVERELPVLFAQASADLLRSPVSPAEAWVDFELRSAEYYSLLAELSGSDPDRDAAEGFLPAGIADRVRALRLDDTRLRVSLRGYQAFGARFALAQKRVIIGDEMGLGKTVQAIAALAHLAARGESHFLVVCPASVLINWTREIRARSTLRAVPVHGAERVAAFADWRAEGGVAVTTFDALHLLPEAAAAAVRPGMLVVDEAHFVKNPETRRSRVVAGWAERVERVLFLTGTPMENRVEEFRSLVRQLRPELAPSVSTTHGAAGSRAFRRAVAPAYLRRNQVDVLAELPALVHVDEWEEFGPEDRVAYREAVASGWFMRMRRAAYAVPGTSAKLERLRELVGEARDNGLKVVVFSSFREVLATVGDALGPDAFGPLSGSVPPSRRQELVDAFSAVEGHAVLLSQIQAGGTGLNMQAASVIILCEPQIKPTLEHQAVARAHRMGQVRTVQVHRLLAADSVDQRLVELLARKDRLFDAYARRSDLAEAAPDAVDVSDAELARRVVEEEQQRLAGDTHRP from the coding sequence ATGAAGCAGAGCGGGGCGGCGGGCGGAACCGGCGCGCGCGGGGCCGCCGGTGGATCGGTGCCCACCGGCGGCGCGGCCCGTGAGCTGCTGGCGCGGGCGGAGCGGCTGCTGGAGAGCGCCCGTGCCGTCCCGGCGGACCGGTCGAACGCCGTGGCCGCCGTACGTTCCGAGCTCGATCCGCTCCTCGACGCCCTGGTGAGCGGCGAGTTGGCCCGTATCCCCGTCTCCCGGCTCAAGGACGTCACGGAAGGACGCCTGCGGCTCGGTGCGCTGGAGCAGGCCGGATTCGGCACGGTCGGCCAGGTCCACGGCACGGACCGCTACGCGCTGCGCCAGATCCCCGGGGTCGGGGCGCACACCGCCGACCAGGCGCTGGCCGCCGCCGGGCAGATCGCCCACGCGGTGCGCGACACCGTCTCGGTGCGGATCGACGTGGACGCCCCGGACGACACGAGCACCGCGCTGGTGATCGCCCTGCACCGGCTGGTGGTGGCCGGCGCCGACGCGCGGCGCGCGGTGGACGCGGCCCGTCGGCTGGCCGAACGGCTGGGCCCGCCGGTCGAGATGGCCGCACCCGGCGGGAACCGGCTGCGGATGCTGTTCGCCGGGCGGCGGTCCCGGGCCCGGGTGCGGGAGGCGCTCGACGCCGTGCGGTCGGCCGTGGCCGACGCGGTGGAGCGGGAGCTGCCGGTGCTCTTCGCGCAGGCGTCGGCCGATCTGCTGCGCTCGCCGGTGTCCCCCGCCGAGGCCTGGGTGGACTTCGAACTGCGGTCCGCCGAGTACTACAGCCTGCTCGCCGAACTGTCGGGCAGCGACCCTGACCGGGACGCCGCCGAGGGGTTCCTGCCCGCCGGGATCGCGGACCGGGTACGGGCGCTGCGGCTCGACGACACGCGTCTGCGGGTGTCGCTGCGCGGCTACCAGGCTTTCGGGGCGCGCTTCGCGCTGGCGCAGAAGCGGGTCATCATCGGGGACGAGATGGGTCTCGGGAAGACCGTCCAGGCCATCGCGGCCCTCGCTCATCTCGCCGCCCGGGGCGAGAGCCACTTCCTCGTGGTGTGCCCGGCGAGCGTGCTGATCAACTGGACCCGGGAGATCCGGGCGCGCTCCACCCTGCGCGCCGTTCCGGTGCACGGGGCGGAGCGCGTGGCGGCGTTCGCGGACTGGCGTGCGGAGGGCGGGGTGGCGGTGACCACCTTCGACGCGCTGCACCTGCTGCCCGAGGCGGCGGCGGCCGCGGTACGGCCCGGGATGCTGGTGGTGGACGAGGCGCACTTCGTGAAGAATCCCGAGACCCGCCGGTCGCGGGTGGTCGCGGGATGGGCGGAGCGGGTGGAGCGGGTGCTGTTCCTGACCGGCACCCCGATGGAGAACCGGGTGGAGGAGTTCCGCAGTCTGGTGCGCCAACTGCGCCCCGAACTCGCGCCGTCGGTGAGCACGACGCACGGCGCGGCCGGTTCGCGGGCCTTCCGCAGGGCCGTGGCCCCCGCATATCTGCGCCGGAACCAGGTGGACGTGCTGGCCGAGCTCCCGGCGCTGGTCCACGTGGACGAGTGGGAGGAGTTCGGGCCCGAGGACCGCGTGGCCTACCGGGAGGCGGTCGCATCGGGGTGGTTCATGCGGATGCGCCGGGCCGCCTATGCCGTGCCCGGGACCTCCGCCAAGCTGGAGCGGCTGCGCGAACTGGTCGGTGAGGCGCGGGACAACGGCCTGAAGGTGGTCGTCTTCTCCTCCTTCCGCGAGGTCCTCGCGACGGTCGGCGACGCCCTGGGACCGGACGCCTTCGGGCCGCTCTCCGGGAGCGTTCCGCCCTCCCGGCGGCAGGAGCTGGTCGACGCCTTCTCCGCGGTGGAGGGGCATGCGGTGCTGCTGAGCCAGATCCAGGCGGGCGGGACCGGGCTGAACATGCAGGCCGCCTCCGTGATCATCCTGTGCGAGCCGCAGATCAAGCCCACGCTGGAGCACCAGGCCGTCGCCCGCGCGCATCGCATGGGGCAGGTGCGCACGGTCCAGGTGCACCGGCTGCTGGCCGCGGACAGTGTGGACCAGCGCCTGGTGGAGCTGCTGGCCCGCAAGGACCGGCTCTTCGACGCGTACGCCCGGCGCAGCGACCTCGCGGAGGCCGCCCCGGACGCGGTCGACGTCTCCGACGCCGAGCTGGCCCGGCGCGTGGTCGAGGAGGAGCAGCAGCGCCTGGCGGGCGACACGCATCGCCCGTGA
- a CDS encoding SsgA family sporulation/cell division regulator yields the protein MSSVIEQSVQARMVASAPRMETLPAVLSYDRRNPFAVRMVFPAPATLEGTEVSWEFSRELLTTGVDSPAGQGDVRVRPYGFQRTVLEFHAPEGIAMVHVRTEELQLFLQRAQELVPVGDEHRYLDLDGGLTDLLGGAC from the coding sequence TTGTCCAGCGTTATCGAGCAGTCCGTGCAGGCTCGCATGGTCGCGTCCGCACCACGGATGGAGACCCTGCCCGCCGTGCTCAGCTACGACCGCCGGAACCCGTTCGCCGTCCGCATGGTGTTCCCGGCCCCGGCGACCCTCGAAGGCACCGAAGTCTCCTGGGAGTTCTCCCGGGAGCTGCTGACCACCGGGGTGGACTCCCCCGCCGGCCAGGGCGACGTACGCGTTCGGCCCTACGGGTTCCAGCGGACCGTCCTGGAGTTCCACGCCCCCGAGGGCATCGCGATGGTCCACGTGCGCACCGAGGAGCTGCAACTCTTCCTCCAACGGGCGCAGGAGCTGGTTCCGGTGGGCGACGAGCACCGGTATCTGGACCTGGACGGCGGGCTGACCGATCTGCTCGGCGGTGCCTGCTGA
- a CDS encoding ABC-F family ATP-binding cassette domain-containing protein, producing the protein MSATGTRISCTSLSFSWPDGTEVLTDVDLAVGPGRTGLVGLNGCGKSTLLRLIAGELAPASGTIRIRGELGHLPQSVVLDTALRVEEVLGVAERRAAIAAVESGDARSGHFAVIGDDWHVEERSLATLDGLGLGHIGLDRTVGEMSGGECVLLRLAALLLDRPGVLLLDEPTNNLDAYARRRLYDALDAWTGALLVVSHDRELLERMDRIADLREGSVTWYGGNLSAYEEALAVEQEAARRTVRAAESDVQRQKRELAAAHVTLARRKRYGQKMWDTKREPKVVMGQRRRAAQVSAGKHRILHTERLAAAEERLDEAESAVREDEEIRIELPDTRVHPGSEVLSLRDPVPPYGPPLHGELMVRGPERIALTGRNGAGKTALLRTIAGELTPLSGEATPWVATGFLPQRLDVLDEASSVARNVARVAPGRTENAVRARLARFLFKGAAADRPASTLSGGERFRATLAMLLLADPAPRLLLLDEPTNSLDLASVRRLTEALEAYEGALIVASHDVAFLESIGITRWLRLDGGLWDTSAEAVREGR; encoded by the coding sequence TTGTCTGCCACTGGCACCCGTATCAGCTGTACCTCCCTCTCCTTCTCCTGGCCCGACGGCACCGAGGTCCTCACCGACGTCGATCTGGCCGTGGGCCCCGGCCGCACCGGACTGGTCGGGCTCAACGGCTGCGGCAAGTCCACCCTGCTGCGGCTGATCGCTGGTGAACTGGCCCCGGCCTCCGGCACGATCAGGATCCGCGGCGAGCTCGGCCATCTCCCGCAGTCCGTCGTCCTGGACACCGCGCTGCGGGTCGAGGAGGTACTCGGGGTCGCCGAGCGGCGCGCGGCGATCGCCGCCGTCGAGTCGGGGGACGCCCGGTCCGGACACTTCGCGGTGATCGGGGACGACTGGCACGTCGAGGAGAGATCCCTCGCGACGCTGGACGGGCTGGGCCTGGGACACATCGGGCTCGACCGCACCGTCGGGGAGATGTCCGGCGGCGAGTGCGTGCTGCTGCGGCTGGCCGCGCTGTTGCTGGACCGGCCCGGGGTGCTGTTGCTGGACGAGCCGACGAACAACCTGGACGCGTACGCCCGTCGGCGGCTGTACGACGCGCTCGACGCCTGGACGGGGGCACTGCTCGTCGTCAGCCACGACCGGGAACTGCTGGAGCGGATGGACCGGATCGCGGATCTGCGCGAGGGCTCGGTCACCTGGTACGGCGGGAATTTGTCGGCGTACGAGGAGGCGCTCGCCGTGGAGCAGGAGGCGGCGCGGCGCACGGTGCGGGCCGCCGAGTCCGACGTACAGCGGCAGAAACGCGAACTGGCCGCCGCGCACGTCACGTTGGCCCGCCGCAAGCGGTACGGGCAGAAGATGTGGGACACCAAGCGGGAGCCCAAGGTCGTGATGGGGCAGCGCAGGCGCGCGGCCCAGGTGTCGGCCGGCAAGCACCGCATCCTCCATACCGAGCGGCTGGCGGCGGCCGAAGAGCGCCTGGACGAGGCGGAGTCGGCGGTGCGGGAGGACGAGGAGATCCGGATCGAGCTGCCGGACACCCGGGTCCACCCGGGCAGTGAGGTGCTGTCGCTGCGCGATCCGGTGCCGCCGTACGGGCCGCCGTTGCACGGTGAGTTGATGGTGCGGGGCCCCGAGCGGATCGCGCTGACCGGGCGCAACGGGGCGGGCAAGACGGCCCTGCTGCGGACGATCGCGGGCGAGCTGACGCCCCTCTCGGGGGAGGCGACGCCGTGGGTGGCGACGGGATTCCTGCCGCAGCGGCTGGATGTGCTGGACGAGGCGTCGTCGGTGGCGCGGAACGTGGCGCGGGTCGCGCCCGGCCGTACGGAGAACGCGGTACGGGCCCGGCTGGCGCGGTTCCTGTTCAAGGGGGCGGCGGCGGACCGCCCGGCCTCGACCCTGTCGGGCGGGGAGCGGTTCCGGGCGACGCTGGCGATGCTGCTGCTGGCCGATCCGGCGCCCCGGCTGCTGCTGCTCGACGAGCCGACGAACAGCCTCGACCTGGCGAGCGTGCGGCGGCTGACCGAGGCGCTGGAGGCGTACGAGGGGGCGCTGATCGTGGCGAGCCATGACGTGGCGTTCCTGGAGTCGATCGGGATCACGCGGTGGCTCCGGCTCGACGGCGGGCTGTGGGACACGAGCGCGGAGGCGGTGCGGGAGGGGCGGTGA
- a CDS encoding acyl-ACP desaturase: protein MTITSPHLGSSKAWTDAQLLYALEEVVEKELNRHLKVAKDWMPHEYVPFSDGRNFPGVFEDGEAWAADQSKVTDIGKTALVVNLLTEDNLPSYHHEIASLFGRDGAWGTWVHRWTAEEGRHGIVMRDYLLTSRAVDPDKLEQFRMAHMAEGFESDNRHSMLHSVAYVAFQELATRVSHRNTGHQSGDPVCDRMLARIATDENLHMVFYRNLLGAAFELAPDLTMQAVRDVVVNFRMPGHGMPGFERAAAQMAIGEIYNMRIHHDDVIQPVLRFLKVMSIDGLGPEGAKAQEELGLYMGGLDSEAAKFDEKLAARKARLAARGRA, encoded by the coding sequence GTGACGATCACCTCTCCCCACCTCGGCAGTTCGAAGGCGTGGACCGACGCCCAACTGCTGTACGCGCTGGAAGAGGTGGTCGAGAAGGAGCTCAACCGCCATCTCAAGGTCGCCAAGGACTGGATGCCGCACGAGTACGTCCCGTTCTCCGACGGCCGGAACTTCCCCGGTGTCTTCGAGGACGGCGAGGCCTGGGCGGCGGACCAGTCCAAGGTCACCGACATCGGCAAGACCGCTCTCGTGGTGAACCTCCTCACCGAGGACAACCTCCCCAGCTACCACCACGAGATCGCCAGCCTCTTCGGCCGCGACGGCGCGTGGGGCACCTGGGTGCACCGCTGGACCGCCGAGGAGGGCCGCCACGGCATCGTGATGCGCGACTATCTCCTGACCTCGCGCGCCGTGGACCCGGACAAGCTGGAGCAGTTCCGTATGGCGCACATGGCGGAGGGCTTCGAGTCGGACAACCGGCACTCGATGCTGCACTCCGTCGCCTACGTCGCCTTCCAGGAGCTGGCCACCCGCGTCTCGCACCGCAACACCGGCCACCAGTCCGGCGACCCTGTCTGCGACCGGATGCTGGCCCGGATCGCCACCGACGAGAACCTTCACATGGTCTTCTACCGCAACCTCCTGGGCGCCGCCTTCGAGCTGGCCCCGGACCTGACCATGCAGGCCGTGCGCGACGTCGTCGTCAACTTCCGGATGCCCGGACACGGCATGCCCGGCTTCGAGCGGGCCGCCGCGCAGATGGCGATCGGCGAGATCTACAACATGCGCATCCACCACGACGACGTGATCCAGCCCGTGCTGCGCTTCCTGAAGGTCATGAGCATCGACGGGCTCGGCCCGGAGGGCGCGAAGGCCCAGGAGGAGCTCGGCCTCTACATGGGAGGGCTGGACTCCGAAGCGGCGAAGTTCGACGAGAAGCTCGCCGCCCGCAAGGCCCGCCTGGCGGCGCGCGGCCGCGCCTGA